In one window of Pseudomonas sp. IAC-BECa141 DNA:
- a CDS encoding hybrid sensor histidine kinase/response regulator, whose product MLSNIQAKLLIVDDLPENLLALEALIKREDRTVYKALSADEALSLLLQHEFAMAILDVQMPGMNGFELAELMRGTEKTKNIPIIFVSAAGRELNYAFKGYESGAVDFLHKPLDIHAVKSKVNVFVDLYRQSKAMKQQVEALEQSRREQEALLQQLQSTQGELEQAVRMRDDFMSIVAHEVRTPLNGLILETQLRKMHLARDNAAAFTLDKMHAMVDRDERQIKSLIRLIEDMLDVSRIRTGKLSIRPSRFDLVQLVGTLLENFAQQIEAAETEVSFTATEPVEGQWDEFRIEQVVSNLLTNALRYGGKSPIQVRVYREDDEARIEVQDQGIGISEENQKRIFQQFERVSAKTVVAGLGLGLFISEQIVAAHGGSIVVESKINEGALFRVCLPLQENGKTNATSE is encoded by the coding sequence ATGCTGAGTAATATCCAGGCAAAACTGCTGATCGTCGACGATCTGCCCGAGAACCTGCTGGCCCTCGAAGCGCTGATCAAACGCGAAGACCGCACCGTCTATAAAGCGCTGTCGGCGGACGAAGCGCTGTCGCTGCTGCTGCAACACGAATTCGCCATGGCCATCCTCGACGTGCAGATGCCCGGCATGAACGGCTTCGAGCTGGCCGAACTGATGCGCGGCACCGAGAAAACCAAGAACATCCCGATCATCTTTGTCAGCGCCGCCGGCCGTGAACTCAATTATGCGTTCAAGGGCTATGAAAGCGGGGCGGTGGACTTTCTGCACAAGCCGCTGGATATCCATGCGGTGAAGAGCAAGGTCAACGTCTTCGTCGACCTGTACCGCCAGAGCAAGGCGATGAAGCAACAGGTCGAAGCGCTCGAGCAGAGCCGGCGTGAGCAGGAAGCGCTGTTGCAGCAACTGCAAAGCACTCAGGGCGAACTGGAGCAGGCGGTGCGCATGCGCGACGATTTCATGTCGATCGTCGCCCATGAAGTACGTACGCCGCTCAACGGCCTTATTCTCGAAACCCAACTGCGCAAGATGCACCTGGCCCGGGACAACGCCGCCGCATTCACCCTCGACAAGATGCACGCCATGGTCGACCGCGACGAGCGCCAGATCAAAAGCCTGATCCGACTGATCGAAGACATGCTCGACGTTTCGCGGATTCGCACCGGCAAGTTGTCGATCCGACCGAGTCGCTTTGACCTCGTGCAGTTGGTGGGCACTCTGCTGGAGAATTTCGCCCAGCAGATCGAAGCCGCCGAGACTGAGGTCAGTTTCACCGCGACCGAACCGGTGGAAGGGCAGTGGGACGAATTCCGTATCGAGCAAGTGGTGTCGAACCTGCTGACCAATGCCTTGCGTTATGGCGGTAAAAGTCCGATCCAGGTTCGGGTTTATCGAGAAGACGATGAAGCCCGGATCGAAGTTCAGGATCAGGGCATCGGCATCAGCGAAGAAAATCAGAAGCGCATTTTTCAACAGTTTGAACGTGTCTCCGCCAAGACGGTGGTGGCCGGCCTCGGGCTGGGGTTGTTCATTTCCGAACAGATCGTCGCCGCCCATGGCGGCTCCATCGTCGTCGAAAGCAAGATCAACGAGGGCGCCCTGTTTCGCGTCTGTCTGCCGCTCCAGGAAAACGGCAAAACAAACGCAACCTCTGAGTGA
- a CDS encoding response regulator, which produces MSVDAQDVVLVVEDEPVILMVLTDYLSSQGYRVLQAENGEQAFEILASKPHLDMLITDFRLPGGISGVQIAEPAVKLRPDLKVIFISGYPQEIRETGSPITRRAPILEKPFDLDVLQEKIQELLA; this is translated from the coding sequence ATGAGCGTAGATGCACAAGATGTAGTACTCGTCGTCGAGGACGAACCGGTGATCCTGATGGTCCTGACAGACTATCTGTCAAGCCAGGGCTATCGCGTATTGCAGGCCGAAAACGGCGAGCAGGCGTTCGAGATTCTGGCGAGCAAGCCGCATCTGGACATGTTGATTACTGATTTTCGCCTGCCTGGCGGGATCTCCGGCGTGCAGATCGCCGAGCCCGCCGTCAAATTGCGCCCTGATCTGAAGGTGATCTTCATCAGCGGCTATCCGCAGGAAATCCGCGAGACCGGCAGCCCGATTACCCGCCGGGCGCCGATCCTGGAAAAACCATTCGATCTGGATGTGTTGCAGGAGAAGATTCAGGAACTGCTGGCCTGA
- a CDS encoding ATP-binding protein, translating into MTVTVPLSERALILAPLGRDSQVALMILNEAGYGGLITPDLATLCTELEPGAGLLLIAAEALNGPELECLLAYLEQQPAWSDLPIVLLTHHGGSEQGPSSQLSKLLGNVTFLERPFHPATLVSLISTALRGRRRQYEARDRLIDLSNSERRLQSTLETLEQQVEERTAQLRHNEEALRQSQKMEAVGQLTGGIAHDFNNMLTGIIGSLELLRRRLARGRLDDLDSLIDLGVTSANRAAGLTHRLLAFSRRQSLDSKAVHMNDLVQSMGELLQRSLNESIHLDMRLHQQLWVAEADPNQLESALLNLVINARDAMPDGGNLVVETGNQVLDPDYTAAYSNLEPGDYVVLSVTDNGCGMPESVINRAFDPFFTTKPIGQGTGLGLSMIYGFSKQSGGHVSIDSKIDEGTTVKLYLPRFQGESLPHAPTDMEQAPDAVEGETVLIVEDDPAVRVLVSAVLSELGYGFVEASDADGAVPILDSEQRIDLLISDVGLPGMNGRQLAEIGRQYRPDLKVLFITGYAEHAAVRGGFLDPGMQMITKPFTFDLLTAKVREMIKN; encoded by the coding sequence GTGACCGTCACCGTACCGCTATCGGAACGGGCGCTGATCCTTGCGCCGCTGGGACGCGACAGCCAAGTAGCGCTGATGATTCTCAACGAGGCCGGATACGGTGGGCTGATCACGCCCGACCTGGCCACCCTTTGTACCGAGCTCGAGCCCGGCGCCGGTCTGCTGCTGATCGCTGCCGAGGCCCTTAATGGTCCGGAACTCGAGTGCCTGCTGGCGTATCTGGAACAACAACCGGCGTGGTCTGATTTGCCAATCGTCCTGCTCACCCATCACGGCGGATCCGAACAAGGCCCTTCGTCGCAGCTCAGCAAGTTGTTGGGCAACGTCACTTTTCTTGAGCGCCCTTTCCATCCGGCCACCCTGGTCAGCCTGATCTCCACCGCCCTGCGCGGACGACGACGACAGTACGAGGCCCGCGACCGCCTGATCGATCTGAGCAATAGCGAACGTCGCCTGCAATCGACGCTGGAAACCCTTGAGCAACAAGTGGAGGAACGCACCGCGCAACTGCGGCACAACGAGGAAGCCCTGCGCCAGTCGCAGAAGATGGAAGCGGTCGGCCAGCTCACTGGCGGTATCGCCCACGACTTCAACAACATGCTGACCGGAATCATCGGCAGTCTTGAATTGCTGCGCCGGCGGCTGGCCCGTGGCCGCCTGGATGATCTTGACAGCCTGATCGACCTCGGTGTGACCTCGGCCAACCGCGCCGCTGGCCTGACTCACCGCTTGCTGGCGTTCTCCCGTCGCCAGTCGCTGGATTCCAAAGCCGTTCATATGAACGATCTGGTGCAATCGATGGGTGAGTTGCTGCAACGCAGCCTCAACGAAAGCATTCACCTTGACATGCGCCTGCACCAACAATTGTGGGTGGCCGAGGCCGACCCCAATCAACTGGAAAGCGCCCTGCTTAATCTGGTGATCAACGCACGCGACGCGATGCCCGACGGCGGCAATCTGGTGGTCGAGACGGGTAATCAGGTGCTGGATCCAGACTACACCGCGGCCTACAGCAATCTTGAACCTGGTGATTACGTTGTATTGAGCGTCACAGACAATGGCTGCGGCATGCCGGAAAGTGTCATCAATCGCGCGTTCGATCCGTTCTTCACCACAAAGCCGATCGGCCAGGGCACCGGTTTGGGTCTGTCGATGATCTACGGTTTCAGCAAACAGTCCGGTGGTCATGTGTCGATCGACAGTAAGATCGATGAAGGCACCACGGTCAAACTCTACCTGCCGCGATTCCAGGGCGAATCACTGCCTCACGCACCAACGGATATGGAACAGGCGCCCGACGCCGTGGAAGGCGAAACCGTATTGATCGTCGAAGACGACCCGGCCGTGCGCGTGCTGGTCAGTGCAGTATTGAGTGAACTGGGTTATGGATTTGTCGAGGCCAGCGATGCCGACGGTGCCGTGCCGATTCTGGATTCGGAGCAGCGCATCGATCTGCTGATCAGCGACGTCGGCCTGCCGGGCATGAACGGCCGGCAACTGGCGGAAATCGGCCGGCAATACCGGCCAGACCTGAAGGTCCTGTTCATCACAGGTTATGCCGAGCACGCCGCTGTGCGCGGCGGGTTTCTCGATCCTGGCATGCAGATGATCACCAAACCGTTCACCTTCGATCTGCTGACGGCAAAGGTTCGGGAAATGATCAAGAACTGA
- a CDS encoding ATPase domain-containing protein codes for MSTSNALISAKAATGIEGLDDILAGGLSRSHVFLLEGEPGTGKTTVALHFLLAGARAGERSLYITLSETEHELRQGAASHGWELDENIEIFELTPPESLLNAEHQQSLLYSSDLELGEATKQIFEVVERFKPTRVVLDSLSEIRLLAQSSLRYRRQILAIKHYFVRYDATVLLLDDLTTESLDKTVHSVAHGVIRLEELTPNYGAERRRVRVIKYRGQKYRGGFHDFTITGDGVHVFPRLVAAEHRSDYPRLQLSSGIREMDALLGGGIETGSSTLILGPAGTGKSLISMIFAAAAVARGEKAALFIFDEELGLLFERMKNIGIDLKALQATGNLLIEQVDAAELSPGEFSHRVRRCVDEGDIKTVVIDSINGYQAAMPEENALVLHMHELLLYLNRKGAATFMTVAQHGLVGDMHAPVDITYLADTVILLRYFEAAGKVRRAISIIKKRTGSHESTIREYRISTQGMTIGEPLEAFQGVLRGVPTYLGASNPLLKDDNL; via the coding sequence TTGTCTACATCGAACGCGTTGATCAGTGCCAAAGCCGCCACCGGCATCGAGGGCCTCGACGATATCCTGGCCGGTGGTTTGTCTCGCAGTCATGTTTTCTTGCTGGAGGGCGAGCCTGGAACCGGTAAAACTACCGTCGCGTTGCATTTTCTGCTGGCCGGCGCCCGTGCCGGTGAACGTTCGCTGTACATCACGCTGTCCGAAACCGAGCACGAATTGCGCCAGGGTGCGGCGTCCCACGGCTGGGAACTGGACGAAAACATCGAGATTTTCGAGCTGACGCCTCCGGAAAGCCTGCTCAACGCCGAACATCAGCAAAGCCTGTTGTACTCCTCGGATCTTGAGCTGGGCGAAGCGACCAAACAGATTTTCGAAGTAGTCGAGCGCTTCAAGCCCACCCGGGTCGTACTCGACAGCCTCTCGGAAATCCGCCTGCTGGCGCAAAGCTCCCTGCGCTACCGCCGCCAGATCCTGGCGATCAAGCATTACTTCGTGCGCTACGACGCCACGGTTTTGCTGCTGGATGACTTGACCACCGAATCCCTCGACAAAACCGTTCACAGTGTCGCTCACGGTGTGATCCGCCTCGAAGAACTGACCCCCAACTACGGCGCCGAACGCCGTCGCGTGCGGGTGATCAAGTATCGCGGCCAGAAATACCGTGGCGGCTTCCATGACTTCACCATCACGGGCGATGGCGTGCACGTTTTCCCGCGTCTGGTGGCGGCGGAGCACCGCAGCGACTACCCGCGGCTGCAGCTGTCCAGCGGCATCAGGGAAATGGACGCTCTGTTGGGCGGCGGTATCGAGACCGGCTCCAGCACGCTGATTCTGGGCCCGGCAGGGACAGGCAAATCCTTGATCAGCATGATTTTCGCGGCGGCTGCCGTGGCGCGCGGTGAAAAGGCTGCCCTGTTCATTTTTGACGAAGAATTGGGCCTGCTGTTCGAGCGCATGAAAAACATCGGTATCGACCTGAAGGCCCTGCAGGCCACCGGCAACCTGCTGATCGAACAGGTCGACGCCGCCGAGCTGTCCCCCGGCGAGTTTTCCCACCGCGTACGCCGCTGTGTCGATGAAGGTGACATCAAGACCGTGGTGATCGACAGCATCAACGGCTATCAGGCCGCGATGCCCGAAGAAAACGCGCTGGTACTGCACATGCACGAACTGTTGCTGTACCTGAACCGCAAGGGCGCCGCGACGTTCATGACCGTCGCCCAGCATGGACTGGTCGGCGACATGCATGCTCCGGTCGATATCACTTACCTGGCCGACACGGTAATTCTGCTGCGTTACTTCGAAGCCGCGGGCAAGGTCCGTCGGGCCATCTCGATCATCAAGAAACGCACCGGCAGCCATGAATCGACCATCCGCGAATACCGCATTTCCACTCAAGGCATGACCATCGGCGAGCCTTTGGAGGCCTTTCAGGGTGTATTGCGCGGCGTGCCCACCTATCTCGGTGCAAGCAACCCGCTGCTCAAGGATGACAACTTGTGA
- a CDS encoding tetratricopeptide repeat protein, with product MPQSRRYLLVSLGLVLVFIVAWLSLRSTAPVVPEAIRHGYSEALAAARAGQPGAARVLYQQLGRPDLSVKRRVWLHAELPNYPSPQALKLADADLQNASPDVRLAAIKSVTGLVPGGQRSLLLGPLLEDEDQTVRFAAINALLGLSPDQLGLYFAPLQQGIDVWEQALKTQPQSAANYVQLARLYLHNAELKQAQEALEQTLRLDPGNLPALVMQIEVLDRQGQSDAARQLLARQLKAQPDSAYLQHALGLWLLHHDQREYALLGLSKAVELEPDNKDYRYDLATTLHSAEELEAAQKQLQEIVQRHPADRKARVLLISYWKESGQLQNVQILLAQLEQMNPDDPSLQQGL from the coding sequence ATGCCTCAGTCTCGCCGCTATTTGCTCGTCAGCCTCGGCCTCGTGCTGGTCTTCATCGTGGCCTGGCTGTCATTGCGCAGTACCGCGCCCGTGGTGCCGGAAGCGATCAGGCATGGGTACAGCGAAGCGCTGGCTGCCGCTCGTGCCGGGCAGCCGGGTGCCGCGCGAGTTTTGTATCAGCAACTGGGGCGTCCGGATCTGTCGGTCAAGCGGCGTGTGTGGCTGCATGCCGAACTACCCAATTACCCGAGCCCGCAGGCCTTGAAGCTGGCGGATGCCGATCTGCAAAACGCATCGCCGGACGTTCGGCTGGCAGCGATCAAAAGCGTGACCGGTCTGGTGCCGGGCGGACAGCGCAGCCTTCTGCTGGGGCCATTGCTTGAGGATGAAGACCAAACTGTCCGCTTCGCGGCGATCAACGCCCTGCTCGGCTTGTCTCCGGATCAACTGGGCCTGTATTTCGCCCCGCTCCAGCAAGGCATCGACGTGTGGGAGCAGGCGCTCAAGACCCAGCCGCAAAGCGCGGCCAACTACGTGCAACTGGCGCGCCTGTATCTGCACAACGCCGAGCTGAAACAGGCACAGGAAGCGTTGGAGCAGACCTTGCGCCTGGACCCCGGGAACTTGCCGGCGCTGGTGATGCAGATTGAAGTGCTCGACCGCCAGGGCCAGAGCGACGCCGCGCGGCAATTGCTCGCTCGACAATTGAAGGCCCAACCCGACTCGGCTTATCTGCAACATGCGCTGGGACTCTGGCTGTTGCACCACGATCAGCGCGAGTACGCCCTGCTCGGTCTGTCCAAAGCCGTGGAGCTGGAGCCTGACAACAAGGACTACCGCTACGACCTCGCCACCACCCTGCACAGCGCCGAAGAACTGGAAGCGGCGCAAAAGCAGTTGCAGGAAATCGTCCAGCGCCACCCGGCTGATCGCAAGGCGCGGGTGCTGCTGATCAGTTACTGGAAAGAGAGCGGCCAGTTACAGAACGTACAGATTCTGCTGGCCCAGCTTGAGCAGATGAACCCGGACGACCCTTCGTTGCAGCAAGGACTCTAG
- a CDS encoding FUSC family protein codes for MQSLLVYFKAVIHPSQAVLLFGLRTIAAGLLTLYLAFLFDLDQPKWSIMAVVIISQPLAGMALARSFGQIIGTTLGAAVAVLLMAIFPQAPLPFITTLALWLALCTAGGTLLRYTSSQAFVLSGYTAVVVALLAIPDQDGTFLLAVTRVTETLLAVACVCVVSLLTARPEAVSRNYFAKVDQVIRLVASHSAAVLRTEESEADFQRRQMQLLGEISALEGLRRHLYFDAPRLRSANNLVLLLGNQLMLLTSRLTALRHQRELLTERWEGDLPLDIQQLRAEELALLDQLAEQGRSLPAEVRHQFVALQQQFEALAYKAEQLTEDMSATLRSLAWALRWEQARLLQQLEQILELSDAIQEGREASCMFRGQSNPLHLDFTLATMNAIRAFSALLVAGLIWIETAWDGARGGMILVGILCSLMATFPRPLIAAQSYARGLGLALVVSAFYQFMLVPTISDFEMLALMLAPLLYVIAVGLSSPATAGIGMGLGLSSFLMLGPQNVGTGQNTAIQWFEFAGAYVSAAMLALIVYAWIFPFRPALRIRRFYNEAREQVYELIKSPATDEQQFAFESRMVDRLTSMLGVLPAANDRDMQRLYEISLGCVALGVAIHQLRQQAQNNTLLTDAFGRQLATALRQTGRFVAGRPDVPLTPLLTTLHALGDELDALHVATHEHLWSVFRMRVALLIVVSFLERHGEHLQPHRSEGEPVLAH; via the coding sequence ATGCAATCCCTGCTTGTTTATTTCAAGGCGGTGATCCACCCCAGCCAGGCAGTGCTGCTGTTTGGTTTGCGCACCATTGCCGCCGGATTGCTGACCTTGTACCTGGCGTTCCTGTTCGATCTGGACCAGCCGAAATGGTCGATCATGGCCGTGGTGATCATCAGCCAGCCCCTGGCCGGGATGGCGCTGGCACGCAGCTTCGGACAAATCATCGGGACGACCCTCGGCGCGGCAGTGGCAGTGCTGCTGATGGCGATTTTTCCCCAGGCGCCGTTGCCGTTCATCACGACCCTGGCGCTGTGGCTGGCCCTGTGCACGGCCGGCGGCACGTTGTTGCGCTACACCAGCTCGCAGGCGTTCGTGCTCAGTGGGTATACCGCCGTGGTGGTGGCGCTGCTGGCGATTCCGGATCAGGACGGCACTTTCCTGCTGGCGGTGACCCGGGTTACCGAAACCTTGCTGGCGGTGGCGTGCGTGTGCGTGGTCAGCCTGCTGACGGCGCGGCCAGAGGCGGTATCACGCAACTATTTCGCGAAGGTCGATCAGGTGATCAGGTTGGTCGCCAGTCATTCGGCTGCCGTCCTCAGGACAGAAGAAAGCGAAGCGGACTTTCAGCGCCGGCAAATGCAGTTGCTGGGGGAGATCAGTGCGCTTGAAGGGCTGCGCCGGCATTTGTACTTCGATGCCCCGCGCCTGCGCAGTGCCAACAATCTGGTGCTGTTGCTGGGCAATCAACTGATGTTGCTGACCTCGCGCCTGACCGCGTTGCGTCACCAGCGGGAATTGCTCACCGAACGCTGGGAGGGCGATCTGCCGCTGGACATCCAGCAATTGCGCGCCGAGGAACTGGCATTGCTTGATCAGCTCGCAGAACAAGGGCGCTCCTTGCCGGCCGAGGTTCGTCATCAGTTCGTCGCGCTGCAACAGCAATTCGAAGCGCTCGCCTACAAGGCCGAACAGCTGACGGAAGACATGAGTGCAACCCTGCGCTCGCTGGCCTGGGCATTGCGCTGGGAACAGGCGCGGCTGTTGCAGCAACTGGAGCAGATTCTCGAATTGAGCGATGCGATACAGGAAGGGCGGGAAGCCAGCTGCATGTTCCGTGGCCAATCCAATCCCTTGCATCTGGATTTCACGCTCGCGACGATGAACGCCATCCGCGCCTTCAGCGCATTGCTGGTGGCCGGGCTGATCTGGATCGAAACCGCCTGGGACGGCGCGCGGGGCGGGATGATCCTGGTGGGAATCCTGTGTTCGTTGATGGCGACATTCCCGCGACCTCTGATCGCCGCGCAGAGCTACGCCCGAGGGCTGGGACTGGCACTGGTGGTGTCGGCGTTCTATCAGTTCATGCTGGTCCCGACGATCAGTGATTTTGAAATGTTGGCCTTGATGCTCGCGCCGTTGCTGTATGTGATCGCGGTCGGACTGTCCAGCCCGGCCACCGCCGGTATCGGCATGGGGCTGGGGTTGTCGAGTTTTTTGATGCTCGGCCCACAGAACGTCGGTACCGGGCAGAACACCGCCATTCAATGGTTCGAATTTGCCGGGGCCTACGTCAGTGCGGCGATGTTGGCATTGATTGTCTATGCCTGGATTTTCCCGTTCCGTCCGGCCCTGCGGATCCGGCGCTTCTACAACGAGGCTAGGGAGCAGGTCTATGAACTGATCAAGAGTCCGGCCACCGACGAACAGCAATTCGCCTTCGAAAGCCGTATGGTCGATCGCCTGACTTCGATGCTGGGCGTGTTGCCGGCCGCCAATGATCGGGACATGCAGCGTCTGTATGAAATCAGTCTCGGCTGTGTGGCGCTGGGCGTGGCCATACACCAGCTCAGGCAACAGGCGCAAAACAACACATTGCTCACCGACGCTTTTGGGCGACAGCTGGCGACGGCATTGCGTCAGACCGGTCGTTTTGTCGCGGGCCGACCCGACGTGCCCCTGACGCCGTTGCTGACTACGCTGCATGCGCTTGGCGATGAGCTGGATGCCTTGCATGTCGCCACCCATGAACACTTGTGGTCGGTGTTTCGCATGCGTGTGGCCCTGTTGATCGTGGTGTCGTTTCTGGAGCGACACGGCGAGCATTTGCAGCCCCATCGTTCTGAAGGAGAGCCCGTCCTTGCCCATTGA
- a CDS encoding DUF1656 domain-containing protein, whose protein sequence is MPIDFEIGGVYLPPIAQALLLAIPVFLFLDWGLRRLGVLRFVWHEALFEGALYACVCATLILLMGA, encoded by the coding sequence TTGCCCATTGATTTCGAGATTGGCGGCGTTTACCTGCCTCCCATCGCCCAGGCCCTGTTGCTGGCCATACCGGTTTTTTTATTTCTCGACTGGGGTTTGCGCCGGCTCGGCGTCCTGCGTTTTGTCTGGCACGAGGCGCTGTTCGAAGGCGCTCTGTATGCCTGTGTGTGCGCCACACTGATTCTGCTGATGGGAGCCTGA
- a CDS encoding HlyD family secretion protein gives MKTLLTRLTTLAVVLLAIVLGWFAWEHYTRAPWTRDARVRADVVTLSADVSGRIVTLAVQDNQHVDKGQLLLEIDPARYSLAVEHAKRSVEVARATLGQSQAAIVASEALLKQRQSEERRRRTLKQGFAISGEEWEKSSTDVAVAQADLLRNQANLGLAEANVQLAIAALTQAELDLQRTRVEAPVSGYVTNLLTRQGDYAVAGGALLALVDSGSFYVSGYFEETKLPRIEEGDRVRIELMSGEKFGGTVQSIAFAIADRENAPGSRLLANINPSYTWVKLAQRVPVRIGIDPDYAGKNRLRAGTTATVTVLENTEGQAQKSPATE, from the coding sequence TTGAAGACCTTGCTCACTCGATTGACGACATTGGCGGTGGTACTGCTGGCGATCGTGCTCGGCTGGTTTGCCTGGGAGCATTACACCCGGGCCCCGTGGACGCGGGATGCGCGGGTGAGGGCGGATGTGGTGACGCTATCGGCCGATGTTTCGGGCCGCATCGTCACGCTGGCGGTGCAGGACAACCAGCATGTCGACAAGGGGCAGTTGTTGCTGGAGATCGACCCGGCTCGCTACAGCCTCGCCGTCGAGCATGCGAAGCGCTCGGTGGAGGTTGCCAGGGCCACGCTCGGGCAGTCGCAAGCGGCCATTGTTGCCAGCGAAGCGTTGCTCAAACAGCGCCAGAGCGAAGAGCGCCGGCGACGTACGCTCAAGCAAGGGTTTGCGATTTCAGGGGAGGAGTGGGAGAAGTCGAGCACTGACGTAGCGGTGGCCCAAGCGGATCTGTTACGCAATCAGGCGAATCTCGGTCTGGCCGAAGCCAACGTGCAACTGGCGATTGCGGCATTGACCCAGGCTGAACTGGATTTGCAACGCACCCGTGTCGAAGCGCCGGTCAGCGGTTATGTCACCAACCTGCTGACCCGTCAGGGGGATTACGCGGTGGCCGGCGGCGCCTTGCTGGCGCTGGTGGACAGCGGCTCGTTTTATGTCAGCGGCTATTTCGAGGAAACCAAGCTGCCACGCATCGAGGAGGGCGACCGGGTGCGGATCGAATTGATGAGCGGGGAAAAATTCGGCGGCACCGTGCAAAGCATTGCCTTCGCCATTGCTGACCGGGAAAACGCGCCGGGCAGTCGATTGCTGGCCAACATCAACCCCAGCTACACCTGGGTGAAACTGGCGCAACGGGTGCCGGTGCGGATCGGCATCGATCCAGATTACGCAGGCAAGAACCGACTGAGAGCCGGCACCACCGCGACGGTCACCGTTCTGGAGAACACTGAAGGACAGGCGCAAAAAAGCCCCGCGACCGAATGA
- a CDS encoding efflux transporter outer membrane subunit, whose product MSLKVFLPSLLVLALSACAVGPDYKTPTTEAPNITSATDGAAGQKNFDRSKFEGIWWQQFDDPTLNQLVTQSLQGNRELRVAFARWKAARAIRDDVSNDAMPTITSRASSDLAKGQIPGQTTKRVNSERYDLGLDMAWELDLFGRIQRNLEASDADQQAAEADLYQLQVTMIAELVDAYGQLRGAQLREKIALANLNNQQESRKITISLRDAGVGDQLDVERADARLASVEASVPQLQAEQVRQKNRIATLLGERPDKLTVDLSPKDLPAIAKALPIGDPGELLQRRPDILSAERKLASATARIGVAKADLFPRVSLSGFLGWTAGRGSQIGSSAANAWALGPSITWAAFDLGSVRARLRGADADAEGALATYEQQVLLALEESENAFSDYGKRQQRLISLIRQSESSRKAADLAEIRYREGTTDFLVLLDAQRERLNAEDSQAQAEVDLYRGIVAIYKALGGGWQPETVASK is encoded by the coding sequence ATGAGTCTGAAAGTCTTCCTGCCGAGCCTGCTGGTGCTGGCCCTGAGTGCCTGCGCCGTCGGCCCTGACTACAAGACCCCGACGACGGAGGCGCCGAACATCACGTCCGCCACCGACGGCGCTGCCGGCCAGAAGAACTTCGACCGTTCGAAATTCGAAGGCATCTGGTGGCAGCAGTTCGACGATCCGACCCTCAACCAGTTGGTGACCCAATCGCTGCAAGGCAACCGTGAACTGCGCGTGGCGTTCGCCCGCTGGAAAGCTGCCCGGGCGATCCGCGACGACGTCAGCAACGATGCGATGCCGACCATCACCAGCCGCGCCAGCAGCGATCTGGCCAAAGGTCAGATCCCGGGCCAGACCACCAAACGGGTCAACAGCGAACGCTATGATCTGGGGCTGGACATGGCTTGGGAGCTGGACCTGTTCGGACGCATCCAGCGCAATCTGGAGGCCAGCGACGCCGACCAGCAGGCGGCCGAAGCCGATCTGTACCAACTGCAAGTCACCATGATTGCCGAACTGGTGGATGCTTATGGTCAACTGCGCGGTGCCCAGCTGCGGGAAAAGATCGCCCTGGCCAACCTGAACAACCAGCAGGAGTCGCGCAAGATCACCATCAGCCTGCGTGACGCCGGCGTTGGCGATCAGCTCGATGTGGAACGGGCCGATGCACGGCTGGCGTCAGTCGAGGCCAGCGTGCCGCAACTGCAGGCAGAACAGGTACGGCAGAAAAACCGCATCGCCACCCTGTTGGGTGAGCGTCCGGACAAACTGACCGTCGACCTGAGTCCGAAAGACCTGCCGGCGATTGCCAAGGCCTTGCCGATCGGTGATCCGGGCGAACTGCTGCAACGTCGCCCGGACATCCTCAGCGCCGAACGCAAACTGGCTTCGGCCACTGCGCGTATCGGTGTGGCCAAGGCCGACCTGTTCCCTCGGGTCAGCCTCAGCGGTTTCCTCGGCTGGACGGCCGGGCGTGGTTCGCAGATCGGTTCCTCGGCGGCCAATGCCTGGGCACTGGGTCCGAGCATCACCTGGGCGGCGTTTGATCTTGGCAGCGTGCGGGCCCGCCTGCGTGGCGCCGATGCCGATGCCGAAGGCGCGCTGGCCACCTACGAGCAGCAAGTGCTGCTGGCCCTGGAAGAGTCGGAAAACGCCTTCAGCGATTACGGCAAACGTCAGCAACGTCTTATTTCGCTGATCCGTCAGAGCGAATCGAGCCGCAAGGCTGCCGACCTCGCCGAGATTCGCTACCGCGAAGGCACCACCGATTTCCTGGTATTGCTCGACGCCCAGCGTGAACGTCTGAATGCCGAAGACAGCCAGGCCCAGGCCGAAGTGGACCTGTATCGCGGCATCGTTGCGATCTACAAGGCCCTCGGTGGCGGCTGGCAGCCAGAGACGGTCGCGAGCAAGTAA